From the genome of Myxocyprinus asiaticus isolate MX2 ecotype Aquarium Trade chromosome 39, UBuf_Myxa_2, whole genome shotgun sequence:
aagagggaagagaaatcttttttcttcacttcgcaagcaaacggatgaagatgcggaattctcggcggtctccttcggatctgttagagtgttcggtggaacacagagtaatctcaactcatccagcgagatggagattgtatggccacagtttcaagtcggatgttacttcttTGTGCCATGAGGCAACACCTGatagcagcgatgagctgcgtctacacatggcAAACAAAgatgctggaagcaatgcccagatggatctcagaggtatttctactcccgatgatgtcatggttgaggggcgttctgtcgtttgccttatccaataggagttgagagtttgatcctttagagAGCAAGGcatcatgggatttgtagtctgttttggactccctttgtttgattttggcatgtttttatcagtaagatttatgactgtgtgtgggcctgcctttgtcttctatccgaatacatgaggcccaacatgtgcAAAGGGGACAGAGTGTCAAGCaccatctgccaatagattgtCGTAATTGCAAAGGTCTTCAGAGATATTCAGTCCAGGAAGAAGCTCCACATAGcttcagctactgatgcagcatcGAAGTGATCGACTTGaaaggaaacgtcatggttactggtgtaacctccgttccctgatggagggaatgagacgttggtgtcgatgtagtgacactaggggtcactcttgggagcccgagacacctctggtctttgataaaaggccaatgaaaattggcaagtggtatttgcatgccactcccccggacatacgggtataaaaggagctggtatgcaaccactcattcaggttttacgctgaggagctgatataaggccatttcagcgggtagttcagcgttgtggcaggagggaccaacgtctcgctccctccatcagggaacggaggttacaccagtaaccatgacattccctatctgtcactcactcgacgttggtgtcgatgtagtgacactaggggtccctatacaaaacgccacaaggctgaacggtgttacgtgaactggcggtgtgtggtgggcagacttgctgtgtgcctcatagccagcacaccaggtcaagacataacctcccccaacacagttatgagtgtcgaacggccctttttggggacaagtcgactacccaaagataaagacaggcttaaactagtcgtggcctcttttccccttctctttttccactccctaaaaaagaagggggattatccgactgggcctccaggtctagtcggggggtgtccctcccaaggagaggacaccgcggagaccacacctcgccccaagagagggggggatatttttaagtggaaaaatatgtcacatggtctttccaaccaagtggagagccttcaaggtagatcctgcccaatgggggaggagttactacaaacatggagactggggcagaggagctttacccaaggaagacgcagtttgccagcagggaaacaaactagcagaagatatagatcgcatggggtttagccttacagggaaccatcacatgcagagcacctaccccagaacagggctcttagttagcgtgtgtactgggccggcagtgagtctctccgaaaactcgactgccacagggctcggaggaagtcaaccagggaacaacttttttgaacactactgggaattaacggtgcacgtcttcagctcaaaaggagatggaaggcgctatcagccggctatcccaggcttatccgcttgtgttgcgtgcaactacctgggacgaaaccggttccacccggaggttgtagaaccttgcaaaggtgttgggtgttgcccagcctgctgctctgcaaatgtctgtaagagaggcacccctggccagggcccaagaagccgctacaccacgggtagaatgggctcgtagccctaccgggggcggcattttttgggtgagatatgccatggttatggcgtcaacaagccagagggtgatcctctgcttggagacagcgcttcctttccgctgtgcaccaaagcagacaaagagctgctcagagactccaaatagatgcgtaaagcacgcaccggacacagcaacgacagggctgggtctgcctcctcctggggcagcgcttgcaggttcaccacctggtccctaaaaggagtggtgggaaccttgggcacatagcccggtcggggtctcaggatcatgtgagaatagcccggaccgaactccaggcacgttttgctgacagagaacgcttgcatgtCACCTACACTCTTGATGGAagcgagcgcagtcaggagggcagtcttcaaggagagtgccttaagctcggctgactgcaaaggctcaaagggggctctctgtagaccctgaagaactacggagagatcctatgagggaacgaggggcggtctggagggattcagcctcctggcgcctcttaggaacctgatgatcaggtcgtgcttccttaaggacttaccatcaactgcgtcatggtgagctactatggcagcaacatacaccttcaaggtggaaggggacagcctcccttccagcctttcctgcaggaaggaaagcactgatccgactgcgcatctctaggggtcttcgtgtcgagaagaacaccacttagcgaatagacgccacttaaaggcatacaggcgcctcgtagagggggccctagcctgagtgatcgtgtctaccaccgcgggtggtaggccacttaggtcttccgcttcctgtccagggaccagacatggagattccagaggtctgggtgcgggtgccagagggtgccccgtccctgagaaagaaggtccatcctcaggggaatttgccaggggggagctgtcacgaggagtgtgaggtccgagaaccacgccttggtggttgacatatgctaccgctgccttgctgtccatccgaactagcacatgcttgccctggatcaatggccggaacctccgcagggcgagcagaattgccagtaactcgaggcagttgatgtgccaacgcaatcacggacccgtccagaggccggtggctgcgtgcccattgcaaacagtgccccagcccatattggaggcgtctgtcgtgaccacgacgcgtctggagaccagttctaggggaacacctgctagtagaaacgagaggttggtccaagcgctgaaaagatggtgacagaccgacataatggccacgtggtgtgtcccatggcgccatgcccatctcgggacttgagtctggagccagtgctgaagcggcctcatatgcatcaaccagagcggggtggccaccaccgaggatgccatatgcctcaggagcctctgaaaaagtttcagtggaaccgctgttttctgtttgaacgccttcaaacaggccagcaccgactggcgcgctcgttcgtaaggcgcgccatcaaggagactgagtccaactccaaaccgagaaaagagatgctctgaaccgggaggagattgctcttttcccagttgacccgaagccctagtcggctgaggtgtaagagcaccaggtccctgtgtgcgcataacacgtctcgagagtgagctaagattagccagtcgttgagatagttgagaatgcaaatgcccacctcccttaacagggcaagggcagcctctgcgatcttcgtaaagacatgaggagacagggacaggccgaaagggaggttctttgtactgatatgcctgaccctcgaacgcgaaccgcaggaagggtctgtgtcgaggaaggatcgagatgtgaatgtacgcatccttcaggtctaccgccgtgaaccaatcttgatgccggacgctcgctagaatgcgtctttgcatcagcatcttgaacgggagtctgtgtaaagcccggttcagtactcgcaggtccaagattggccgcaacgcacgtgagtgggttccctcgtccctgggttgcccgtctcaggtgcgcttcgaggacctccatgggttcttcggcgccggctgtgagacgggtggcgtcggcttcctgcggtgggctccacgccggggccgggccggaggggcgggctgcggcggagccggtgcagtcaccacagggggacgcccttggcgatgagcagacggggtgcgggatcttgagccgtgccggggcaggatgtgccggattgcttccgtctgctgctttactgtcgagaactgctgggcaaagtcctcaacggtgtcgccgaataggcccgcctgggaaatgggtgcAGCAAGGAaacatgtcttgtcggcctcacccatctcaaccaggttgagccacaggtggcgctcctggaccactaatgtggccatcgtccgcccgagagaccgctccgtgacctttgtcgcccggagggcaaggtcggtcaccgagcgcagttcctgcatcaaatctggggcggaactaccctcatgcagttctttcagcaccttggcttggtggacctgcaggagagctaaggcggcttgtccagcagcactgtaggccttagccgtcaggcgtgagcctacagggcttggacgggagcttagggcatccacaccaggtggcggcgctctgcgggcataagtgcaccgcgagcaacttatccaccgggggaatcgccgtatagcccctggccgccccgccatcaagggtagtgagagcgggggaactgcggagtcggggtcgggcagtaaaaggtgcctcccacgacttcgtcagctcctcatgcacctccgggaagaatggcactggagcggggcacggctgttttgagcggtgccgcgagcccagaaaccaatcatcaagccgcgagggttcaggggagagcagagtgttccactctagcccgacgctcgaggctgcccgggaaagcatgtctgtcatttcggcatcggcctgtaactgggtgaccgtccccaaagggggaagcccagctgaggcttctgcgtccgactggacaagcccgctctccgatgctgcgctcgagagctcatcatcttcgcgggtcctgaacaagaagccagactcaccttgcgacgagccggcgaactcatccggaagcccgattggggcagacgagcgtgctggggaatgggaggtccgctgggggatacccggcggaggcgatcccattgaggtccccaaatcgccccagtgctagccatgctgacctcatacccgtaggtaggaggaccgaggcggggagccgctggggtggcttgctttcttacgaaagcaagccgcgaccgcaatgttgccatggtcatgttctcgcagtgagaacatgaaccattcataaacgctgcctccatgtgggtcgcacccagacacgaaagacagcgatcatgaccatccgaagttgagagaaaaagaccgcaaccaggaataatgatcggaaaggcatctttagagagacgcgtctttaaaaagacgttccgtgtgtgcgctcttttagagaaatatactcttttagaggggaaaaacgctctttcagaagatatactctctagtttttttgtcgaagcgcccaggggcgttctctgcagtgcatcagtgcagaggagggagaagccgctgaaatgcgccgtcaaatccagcagaggtgaatgaacagtgctattcagctcaatgagcatgactgttcggctccaaagagaaaatctgaatgagtggttgcataccagctccttttatacccgtatgtccgggggagtggcatgcaaataccactcgccaattttcattggtcttttatcaaagaccagaggtgtctcgggctcccaagagtgacccctagtgtcactacatcgacaccaacgtcgagtgagtgacagatagggaacctgggATCACTCCTAAATCTATTATGTGCAACTTAAACACATATTTTTGTTTTCAGCTTATATCTGAGACAAAGGGatgattaataaatcatattaatacattttaatgatttgCAAGCCATTGTTTACAATCAGATTTATGATCAGATACTAtcagattttattttgtattttattttttattttattttggggggggtgggggtggggggggggggtacaacTTAAAAACTATACTGCAGATATTTGCAGACctgtaaataaattattcatcCAGTCGAATGTAGTGGCCAAAACATTTACTACAACATGCAAGTATGACATCTTGCTGAGTGAATGCTCTCTAGAGATGtatcagaagatatatatatttggatTCAGTGTCACAAATATCCATTGATCTTGTTGGAATGACAGAAGGAAGAACATTGTATTTACAGCTGAGTAATTCAAAGCAGCTCACAAGTCGTCAAACTGTCATTGTTTGCTCAAGTGTTTAATCTTCACGATTATTTTTAACAGGTCTGTGATTCAAATATCATGCAGTTGTCTCTGTAAATTTACATAAAGGTATATTTCCAGGGTTTGAAAATAGTTATTGTAACCAAGAAATTACAATTTGGAAATTCCATGTTTTGCTTATGTCTTTTTGTTCATTTGCATTCACAGCTTGGGCAGGACACCAAACGCAAAGTTGCCATGATTGCCCTGAATGTCAGTTTTTCTCAGAATATCTCCATCGTGCATCCGGAATACTTTTTCATCACTGGACTTTCAGGTATACCATACAGCAgttattattacatatttttatttttcacctaTTTTATTGCTGTAATTGGGAACTCtgtagttcttttcattatagctCTTGACCGGAGTCTACACAGTCCAAAGTACATTGGTGTGTTTAACTTGGCCTTGGCTGACATTGGTGAAACTAATTCCCTGATTCCTAACATGATGAAGACTTTTCTTTTTGAGTCACAGTACATCTCCTACAATGGTTGTTTGGTAAACATGTATTTTGTGTTCCTCTTTGGTTCTATGCAAAGTTTTACTCTTGTTGTCCTTGCATTTGATCGCTTCATCGCAATTTGCTTGCCACTAAGATACCATGCCATTGTTACCAATACCAGTATGTCTTTAATTTTTTCAGCAATATGGGCATGTAATGCTTTTCTGATAGCCTTGACA
Proteins encoded in this window:
- the LOC127429715 gene encoding olfactory receptor 52E8-like, coding for MIALNVSFSQNISIVHPEYFFITGLSGIPYSSYYYIFLFFTYFIAVIGNSVVLFIIALDRSLHSPKYIGVFNLALADIGETNSLIPNMMKTFLFESQYISYNGCLVNMYFVFLFGSMQSFTLVVLAFDRFIAICLPLRYHAIVTNTSMSLIFSAIWACNAFLIALTVSLLTRISFCKSNVIQSYFCDHGPVYRLACNDNSSNIFMASLNTALYLVAPLSIIVLSYVGILLALSRITTWEGRIKALKTCVSHLLLVGVFFLPIICPYIAEIMFALSLNARIISTSLAFVVPPTLNPIIYVLNTAEIKDLIQKFLKNRSAPLG